From one Aquicella lusitana genomic stretch:
- a CDS encoding LbtU family siderophore porin, whose translation MKAHLRPFAVALCLAGFTAVPALAATSGTGNIDNAQIEKLSSQTRLLLAEVSRLQKEVKYLKNHTNSTTATNSTYTRPKAAKVLASNQRTRSASTATNTTSTNTASTATKHLQTAPDEQTLPTAARLTGKDIFRLIAEQKEYLPFDLDVPGQAFVSTGPYVGVPIQFAGSDLVINSPSVNTDTQLLGIRKSIHRQLVAMGGQLFKEPYHSHLLLSGVVEGQANYTNTGGAPSTTNIDVTNVSLDAFFLGPSDWTLGFIEFSYDNSPPSGSVFSSTNQYTVANSRVYVNKAFITIGDLAESPLYGSFGQFYVPFGRYSSVMVSDLLTKVLTRTKARSILMGLQQQGENAFYGSAYIFRGDSHAASVDKVNNGGVNVGLKFKQANMSGDIGAGVIGNIADSGGMQNGTGFANFEQIVHRVPGYNLRGIFSFLQHYDIIAEYVGASTSFNPNDMSFKGSGAKPWAFDTEFAYSFYILDNKPSSIGIGYQQSHEALALGLPLARYSVVFNTSIWRNTLQSLELRHDRNYAASSTANGPIGAASTPGACTAAACTGTGKSDNAITAQFDYYF comes from the coding sequence ATGAAAGCCCATTTGAGACCGTTTGCGGTTGCACTATGCCTGGCGGGGTTTACTGCTGTGCCTGCGCTTGCTGCCACATCCGGAACTGGCAATATTGACAATGCACAAATCGAAAAGCTCTCCTCTCAAACCCGATTGCTTCTGGCGGAAGTGTCCCGTTTGCAGAAGGAAGTGAAGTATCTTAAAAACCATACCAATTCAACGACAGCGACGAACTCAACTTATACGCGGCCCAAGGCAGCTAAAGTATTGGCCAGCAATCAACGCACCCGATCTGCTTCGACTGCGACCAATACGACCTCAACCAATACTGCTAGTACTGCTACCAAGCATTTACAGACGGCGCCTGATGAACAAACGTTGCCAACTGCAGCGAGACTCACGGGAAAAGACATTTTCAGGCTAATTGCTGAACAGAAAGAATATCTGCCATTTGATCTTGATGTGCCTGGCCAAGCTTTTGTTTCAACAGGTCCATATGTTGGTGTGCCGATTCAGTTTGCGGGTTCTGATCTGGTCATTAACAGTCCCAGCGTCAACACGGACACGCAGTTGTTGGGCATTCGTAAATCTATTCATCGGCAATTAGTGGCGATGGGCGGCCAGCTTTTTAAAGAACCTTATCATTCTCATCTCCTGTTGAGCGGTGTTGTTGAAGGCCAGGCAAACTATACCAATACAGGCGGCGCACCCAGCACAACCAACATTGATGTCACCAATGTTAGCCTTGATGCTTTCTTTTTAGGGCCGAGTGATTGGACATTAGGTTTTATCGAATTTAGTTATGATAATTCTCCGCCTTCAGGCAGTGTGTTTTCTTCAACCAATCAATATACAGTTGCCAATTCACGGGTGTATGTGAATAAAGCGTTCATCACCATCGGTGATCTTGCGGAATCGCCGCTCTATGGGTCATTTGGTCAGTTTTATGTTCCATTCGGCCGCTATTCTTCAGTAATGGTGAGCGACTTATTGACCAAGGTCCTAACTCGTACCAAAGCCCGTTCTATTTTAATGGGCCTGCAGCAACAGGGCGAAAATGCATTTTATGGTTCTGCCTATATTTTTAGAGGTGATAGCCACGCTGCATCGGTAGATAAAGTTAATAACGGCGGTGTTAACGTTGGCCTTAAATTCAAGCAAGCTAACATGAGTGGCGATATAGGTGCAGGCGTGATTGGCAATATTGCTGATTCAGGCGGTATGCAGAATGGCACTGGTTTTGCTAACTTTGAGCAGATTGTACATCGCGTACCGGGTTATAACCTGCGTGGTATCTTCAGCTTCCTTCAGCACTACGATATCATCGCCGAATATGTAGGTGCATCAACGAGTTTCAATCCCAATGACATGAGCTTTAAGGGTAGCGGAGCCAAGCCATGGGCTTTTGATACGGAATTCGCGTATTCCTTCTATATTCTCGACAATAAGCCGAGTTCTATTGGCATTGGCTATCAGCAATCCCATGAAGCACTGGCCTTAGGCTTGCCTCTGGCGCGTTACTCAGTAGTGTTTAACACGTCAATATGGAGAAATACCTTACAAAGTCTTGAGTTGCGCCATGACCGAAATTACGCTGCTAGCAGCACGGCAAATGGCCCAATCGGTGCAGCGTCCACGCCAGGTGCGTGTACTGCCGCAGCTTGTACAGGTACAGGAAAATCGGATAACGCTATTACTGCGCAATTTGATTATTATTTCTAG
- a CDS encoding DUF1841 family protein, translating into MFTNHREAYRQAFFEAWEKHLKKQTLELEPVEAQLIEIMLYHPEYHALLEKPAAFQQQEFTLEENPFFHMSLHLAVREQIRTNRPTGIAQIHQELMAAYQDIHQVEHLMMTCLAQMLWKAQQTGEMPNDENYLEKLREIK; encoded by the coding sequence ATGTTTACCAATCACCGCGAAGCCTATCGTCAGGCATTTTTTGAAGCCTGGGAAAAACACTTAAAAAAGCAGACATTAGAATTAGAGCCTGTGGAAGCACAGTTAATTGAAATCATGCTCTACCATCCCGAGTATCATGCCTTATTGGAAAAGCCAGCCGCTTTCCAGCAACAGGAATTCACGCTGGAAGAAAATCCCTTTTTTCACATGAGCCTGCATCTTGCCGTTCGTGAACAAATCAGAACAAATCGTCCCACTGGAATTGCTCAAATCCATCAAGAGTTAATGGCTGCTTATCAGGATATACATCAGGTAGAACATTTAATGATGACTTGTTTAGCACAAATGTTATGGAAGGCACAGCAGACTGGCGAAATGCCAAACGATGAAAATTACCTGGAAAAATTGAGAGAAATTAAATAA
- the nth gene encoding endonuclease III → MNSKTIRKIFLRFRKANPKPTTELVYHNRFELLIAVILSAQATDKSVNKATETLFAVANTPEKMLGLGERGLKKYIKTIGLYTTKGKNILNTCRLLIEKFNSKVPRTREELESLPGVGRKTANVILNTCFGEPVIAVDTHIFRVANRIGLAKGKTPLEVEKQLMKNIPDEFKHDAHHWLILHGRYVCVARKPHCPACLINDLCEYPDKTVVE, encoded by the coding sequence ATGAACAGTAAAACCATACGTAAAATTTTTTTGCGGTTCCGCAAAGCGAACCCTAAGCCCACAACTGAGCTCGTTTATCATAACCGCTTTGAACTGCTGATTGCGGTTATCTTATCAGCCCAGGCAACGGATAAATCCGTTAATAAAGCGACCGAGACGTTGTTTGCCGTAGCCAATACGCCGGAAAAAATGTTGGGGCTAGGCGAGCGTGGTTTAAAAAAATACATTAAAACCATTGGCTTATATACCACAAAAGGCAAAAATATTCTTAATACCTGCAGGCTGCTGATTGAAAAATTCAATAGCAAGGTGCCGCGTACCCGGGAAGAGCTGGAATCCTTGCCTGGTGTGGGCCGAAAAACAGCCAATGTCATCTTGAATACCTGTTTTGGTGAACCCGTAATTGCAGTCGATACCCATATTTTTCGCGTTGCCAACCGCATAGGGCTTGCCAAGGGCAAAACACCGCTCGAAGTTGAAAAACAACTGATGAAAAATATCCCTGATGAATTCAAACATGACGCCCATCATTGGCTAATTCTGCATGGCCGCTATGTTTGCGTGGCGCGCAAGCCGCATTGCCCGGCATGTCTCATCAATGACCTTTGTGAATACCCTGACAAGACGGTAGTCGAGTAA
- a CDS encoding glycosyltransferase, protein MSQNPYISIVIPVHNEQEVLEELYTRLTQSLDALGKSYEIILTNDGSTDRSSEMLRAMHARRPDQIRVIEFNGNFGQHMAIMAGFERVRGQIVITMDADLQNPPEEIGKLVAAMERGHDVVNTYRQDRQDSWWRLQVSKWHNRVRAWMMPKLKMKDEGCMLRAYSRSIVDLMAATGESTTFIPALALTYASNPTEVGVAHAERSAGTSSYNFYKLLRYNFDLVTGFSVFPLQVFTMIGLLISLCSFAFVVFLVLRRLIVGPEVEGVFTLFAIMFFLCGIVLFGLGIVGEYIGRIYQEVRKRPRFVIRHVLERPVEITASREEDEAYLSRVSASEG, encoded by the coding sequence ATGTCGCAAAATCCGTATATTAGCATAGTTATCCCGGTTCATAATGAGCAGGAAGTGTTGGAAGAGCTGTATACCCGTCTGACGCAGTCGCTGGATGCGCTGGGTAAAAGCTACGAAATCATCCTGACCAATGATGGTAGCACAGATCGCTCAAGCGAAATGCTGCGTGCCATGCACGCACGAAGACCTGACCAGATTCGCGTGATCGAATTCAATGGTAACTTTGGGCAACATATGGCGATTATGGCGGGTTTCGAGCGGGTGCGCGGCCAGATTGTTATCACTATGGACGCCGATTTGCAAAACCCGCCGGAAGAAATCGGCAAACTGGTTGCAGCGATGGAACGGGGCCACGATGTTGTTAACACTTATCGCCAGGATCGCCAGGATTCCTGGTGGCGCTTGCAGGTATCCAAATGGCACAACCGTGTTAGGGCCTGGATGATGCCTAAGCTAAAGATGAAAGATGAGGGTTGTATGTTGCGCGCATACAGCCGTTCCATCGTGGATCTGATGGCGGCAACAGGTGAGAGCACGACATTTATTCCGGCGCTTGCGCTCACCTATGCCTCTAATCCAACAGAAGTGGGTGTCGCCCATGCTGAACGCAGCGCGGGGACTTCTAGCTACAATTTTTATAAACTTCTTCGCTATAATTTTGACCTGGTAACAGGGTTTTCCGTTTTTCCTCTCCAGGTTTTTACCATGATCGGCTTGCTGATTTCCTTGTGCAGTTTTGCCTTTGTGGTTTTCCTGGTACTACGCCGCCTGATTGTAGGGCCTGAAGTGGAAGGTGTGTTTACCCTGTTTGCTATTATGTTCTTCTTGTGCGGCATCGTTTTATTTGGGCTGGGGATCGTGGGGGAATATATCGGACGTATTTATCAGGAAGTCAGAAAGCGCCCGCGTTTTGTAATACGCCACGTTTTAGAAAGGCCGGTTGAGATTACGGCGAGCAGAGAAGAGGATGAAGCCTATCTATCCCGGGTAAGTGCATCAGAAGGATAG
- the rnhB gene encoding ribonuclease HII — protein MQDVPKEHLIAGVDEAGRGPLAGPVIAAAVILNPRQPINGLTDSKQLSEKERERLFHLIRERALACAVGRASVREIDTINILQATFLAMQRAVARLKIAPHLVLVDGNMSPAFPCEARAIIQGDLSQAEISAASIVAKVVRDRLMVRLDSKYPGYGFAGHKGYATARHIEAIQLQGICRIHRKSFRPVSEALK, from the coding sequence ATGCAGGATGTGCCAAAGGAGCATTTGATAGCTGGCGTGGACGAGGCAGGACGCGGTCCACTGGCGGGCCCGGTGATCGCTGCGGCCGTGATTCTGAATCCTCGTCAGCCTATAAACGGATTGACAGATTCTAAACAATTATCCGAAAAAGAACGTGAAAGACTGTTTCATCTTATACGCGAACGGGCATTGGCCTGTGCGGTTGGGCGAGCCAGCGTGCGGGAAATCGATACGATCAATATCTTGCAGGCAACCTTTCTGGCAATGCAGCGTGCGGTAGCCCGCTTAAAAATAGCGCCTCATTTAGTGCTGGTAGATGGTAATATGAGCCCTGCTTTTCCTTGCGAAGCGCGGGCGATTATTCAAGGTGATTTGTCTCAGGCTGAGATCAGTGCGGCTTCTATTGTGGCTAAAGTCGTGCGGGACCGTCTGATGGTGAGGCTGGATAGCAAGTATCCAGGATATGGATTTGCTGGTCACAAAGGCTACGCGACAGCCAGGCACATCGAAGCTATACAGCTGCAAGGTATCTGCCGCATTCATCGAAAATCATTTAGACCTGTTTCCGAAGCCCTGAAATAA
- a CDS encoding F-box protein produces MNSTRNDVDSKAASPEEKLLTAVQEVQEKIRDKLSIDYAKAFNPHYKFRMFHNAALFDNVKKPVAKTLLKYAVSNISNLHQLSYFIAEYQRLLQLNNENDPTGFFDGMRKKHQGGELGGILAASSNEISALDHQLATYFKNKLDEIQVRLEMMRHVLTALEEMEFARFLLHLWPEKMPIAEYHIQCLDDLKKRPGNSFLIQEIDTMVKWLSDPSPDKMKANMRSLRREIKKCHSQRLEIDAAMLMGEVKFLNLNVNERLRYLVTRELLRGFVDNLKMLEKKFLWRWFVRAINGHMSHVFDSKISKTVRIRTGADLVTEARKYYVRREGQANDLFENGHLSNQLMGFLDEIDCAKQDVSDAILKQIEYHLDERGCFQELENKKSWEMLWKFQDTKWGPFLIEEAKKSLISPLKSLGLAINYKSRLNAGDETEEDSRKSFNVFSLLPQEIRSLIFGKLSAKDLVNLRHVDKFLYSDSALNTLLDPNTNNILGHIPPELRDYIYKYLSGMDLAHLRQTAKFLAKDEFIKINMLESEWSSLFGDVEEILSRIEVLEACKAAAFEKDEEHALESSKLSITHGMN; encoded by the coding sequence ATGAACTCAACTAGAAATGATGTAGATTCCAAGGCGGCTTCCCCGGAAGAAAAGCTTTTGACAGCAGTTCAGGAAGTTCAGGAAAAAATTCGTGATAAATTATCCATTGACTATGCAAAAGCCTTTAATCCGCATTATAAATTTCGCATGTTTCATAATGCAGCGCTATTTGACAATGTTAAAAAGCCAGTCGCCAAAACACTGTTAAAATACGCTGTGTCTAATATATCGAATCTGCATCAGCTCAGCTATTTCATTGCCGAATATCAGCGTTTGTTGCAGTTGAATAATGAAAATGACCCCACAGGATTCTTTGATGGCATGCGCAAAAAACACCAGGGCGGTGAGTTGGGAGGTATTTTAGCTGCTTCTTCAAATGAGATTTCTGCGCTTGATCACCAGCTCGCAACCTATTTTAAAAATAAGTTAGATGAAATTCAGGTTCGCCTCGAGATGATGCGCCATGTATTGACTGCTTTGGAGGAAATGGAATTTGCCAGATTTTTACTCCATTTGTGGCCAGAGAAAATGCCTATTGCTGAATATCATATTCAATGCCTTGATGATCTGAAAAAGCGACCTGGAAACTCATTTCTTATCCAGGAAATTGATACGATGGTTAAATGGTTGTCGGATCCGTCACCTGACAAAATGAAAGCAAACATGCGCTCTCTTCGGCGCGAAATAAAAAAATGTCATAGCCAGCGATTGGAAATTGATGCTGCGATGCTGATGGGCGAAGTGAAATTCCTGAATCTGAACGTCAACGAGCGACTACGTTATCTGGTAACGCGCGAATTACTACGCGGTTTTGTCGATAATCTGAAAATGCTGGAAAAGAAATTTCTCTGGCGGTGGTTTGTCCGTGCCATTAACGGCCATATGAGCCATGTTTTTGATTCCAAAATATCAAAGACAGTAAGAATTAGAACCGGTGCTGACCTCGTAACTGAAGCCAGAAAATATTATGTCAGGCGAGAAGGTCAAGCAAACGACTTGTTTGAAAATGGCCATTTAAGCAATCAGCTGATGGGTTTTCTTGATGAAATAGATTGCGCTAAACAGGATGTCAGTGATGCAATATTAAAGCAGATTGAATATCATTTGGATGAGCGCGGTTGTTTTCAGGAATTAGAAAATAAAAAGAGCTGGGAAATGTTATGGAAGTTTCAGGATACAAAATGGGGTCCGTTTTTGATTGAAGAAGCTAAAAAATCATTGATTAGCCCGCTTAAATCCCTGGGGCTTGCTATCAATTATAAATCAAGGCTCAATGCTGGGGATGAGACGGAAGAAGATAGCAGAAAATCATTCAATGTTTTTAGTTTGCTTCCTCAAGAAATAAGATCGCTGATTTTTGGAAAGTTATCAGCAAAAGACCTGGTTAATCTCCGTCATGTCGATAAGTTTCTTTATTCTGATTCAGCTCTTAATACTTTGTTAGATCCCAATACAAATAATATATTGGGTCATATTCCGCCTGAATTAAGAGACTATATTTATAAGTATCTATCTGGAATGGATCTTGCTCATCTTCGTCAGACTGCAAAATTCTTAGCGAAAGATGAGTTTATAAAAATTAATATGCTGGAATCAGAATGGTCTAGTCTGTTTGGGGATGTCGAGGAAATTCTATCTAGAATTGAGGTGTTGGAAGCCTGTAAAGCGGCAGCATTTGAAAAAGACGAGGAACACGCGCTGGAATCGAGCAAGTTAAGCATCACACACGGGATGAATTGA
- a CDS encoding DNA recombination protein RmuC — MFTYILIGLNAGLLALMLIILIKLIMTDSRIKQAGMRVDEQVTQLSKQNQAQDQQLRENLLVNFAGLQQAILEKLSHSRVEQTQQSADLREQLQQAFAQHRARFDERQMEALKILHDTLQKGVQDTRQQVSESLSEHSSQLSKRVEQLTLTTETKLKEINQQVEKRLAEGFEKTNETFGDVIKRLALIDAAQKKITELSSSVVSLQEILNDKRSRGAFGEVQLSALIYNMIPEQHFSFQHQLSNNRRPDCMLFLPEPTGNIAIDAKFPLENFRLLIDSSLTDMEKQQAIRQFKLDIRKHIQDIAEKYIIPGETADGAVMFIPAEAVFAEIHAHHSDLVEFAQKSKIWMVSPTTMMAILTTARAVLKDAATRQQVHEIQKHLRMLAEDFERFQMRMDNLAKRIAQAHTDVEQVHISSRKITQRFVQIERAELNGIKTESVLIAENPDTSDKTGAA; from the coding sequence ATGTTCACATACATTCTTATTGGCTTAAATGCTGGCCTACTTGCACTCATGCTAATAATACTGATCAAACTGATCATGACGGATAGCCGTATTAAACAGGCAGGAATGAGAGTGGATGAGCAAGTAACGCAGCTTTCAAAGCAGAATCAGGCACAGGACCAGCAGCTGAGAGAAAATCTGCTAGTCAATTTTGCCGGGTTACAGCAAGCCATTCTGGAAAAACTAAGCCACTCCCGTGTGGAGCAGACACAACAGTCGGCTGATTTGAGGGAACAATTACAGCAGGCTTTTGCCCAGCACCGTGCACGCTTTGATGAGCGGCAAATGGAAGCGCTCAAAATCCTGCATGATACTCTGCAAAAAGGCGTGCAGGACACCCGTCAGCAAGTCAGTGAATCGCTGTCCGAGCACTCGAGCCAACTCAGTAAACGTGTTGAACAGTTAACACTGACCACAGAAACTAAATTGAAAGAAATCAATCAGCAAGTTGAAAAACGGCTAGCCGAGGGTTTTGAAAAAACCAATGAAACCTTTGGCGATGTTATCAAGCGACTGGCGTTGATTGATGCCGCACAAAAGAAAATTACCGAGTTGTCAAGCAGCGTGGTCAGCCTTCAGGAAATACTGAATGATAAACGCTCGCGCGGCGCGTTTGGTGAAGTGCAATTGTCAGCGCTGATTTATAACATGATTCCTGAGCAGCATTTCAGTTTCCAACACCAGTTAAGCAATAACCGACGGCCCGATTGCATGCTATTTTTGCCTGAGCCGACGGGCAATATTGCCATTGATGCCAAATTTCCCCTGGAAAATTTTCGCCTGCTGATAGACTCATCGCTAACGGACATGGAAAAGCAACAGGCAATTCGCCAGTTTAAACTTGATATACGCAAACATATTCAGGATATCGCAGAAAAATACATTATTCCGGGTGAAACAGCCGATGGTGCAGTCATGTTTATTCCCGCAGAAGCAGTCTTTGCTGAAATCCACGCACACCACTCGGATCTCGTGGAATTTGCCCAGAAATCCAAGATATGGATGGTGTCGCCCACTACTATGATGGCCATTCTCACCACCGCGCGCGCAGTACTTAAGGACGCCGCCACACGTCAGCAGGTACATGAAATTCAAAAGCACTTGCGCATGCTTGCTGAAGATTTTGAGCGCTTCCAAATGCGCATGGACAATCTTGCTAAACGCATTGCGCAAGCCCACACGGACGTTGAACAAGTGCATATTTCATCAAGAAAAATTACGCAGCGATTTGTGCAAATTGAACGTGCCGAGTTAAACGGAATAAAAACAGAATCCGTATTAATTGCTGAAAATCCCGATACCTCTGATAAAACCGGCGCTGCATAA
- a CDS encoding ABC transporter substrate-binding protein: MKKIILFLFLTVFAAACFAEAPKKLTVVLDWFPNPDHAPLIIAEQQGFFKEEGLEVELIGPADPTDPPKWVAAKKADIGITYQPEFMEQVDQGLPLVRIGTLIDKPLNCLVVLDESGIKTLADLKGKLIGSSNSGLSGIMLKVMLAKQGLTEKDIELVNVRYNLTQALLSRKVDAVTGMMRNFEVPQLELNGHKVSAFFPEENGIPNYSELIFIANTNRMYDKRFPRFLAAIKKAVAYLDAHPREAWEQFIQKYPEANNKVNREAWFATIPYFAEDPAEFDRDEWRRFAKFMQENQLIKKSRPVSRYAVMV; the protein is encoded by the coding sequence ATGAAAAAAATAATCTTATTTTTATTTTTAACAGTTTTTGCTGCAGCCTGCTTTGCCGAGGCGCCGAAAAAACTGACTGTCGTTCTTGACTGGTTTCCAAACCCGGATCATGCGCCTTTAATTATTGCCGAACAGCAGGGCTTTTTTAAGGAAGAAGGGTTGGAAGTGGAACTCATTGGCCCTGCTGATCCTACCGATCCACCTAAATGGGTCGCAGCGAAAAAAGCAGATATTGGTATCACTTATCAGCCAGAATTCATGGAGCAGGTAGACCAGGGCTTACCGCTGGTGCGCATCGGTACATTAATAGACAAACCACTTAACTGCCTGGTGGTGCTCGATGAAAGCGGTATCAAGACACTCGCAGATCTTAAAGGCAAACTGATTGGGTCAAGCAATAGCGGATTGTCAGGCATTATGCTTAAAGTCATGCTCGCAAAACAGGGATTAACGGAAAAAGATATTGAATTAGTGAACGTGCGCTATAACCTGACGCAGGCACTTCTGTCCCGTAAAGTGGATGCGGTCACAGGCATGATGCGTAATTTCGAAGTTCCACAGCTGGAATTGAATGGACATAAAGTTTCCGCTTTTTTTCCTGAGGAAAACGGTATTCCCAATTACAGTGAGCTGATTTTCATCGCCAATACGAACCGCATGTATGATAAGCGTTTCCCTCGCTTTCTTGCTGCTATCAAAAAAGCAGTCGCTTACCTGGATGCGCATCCACGTGAAGCATGGGAACAATTTATCCAGAAGTACCCTGAAGCAAATAATAAAGTGAATCGTGAAGCGTGGTTTGCTACAATCCCCTACTTCGCTGAAGATCCTGCCGAATTCGATAGAGATGAATGGCGGCGTTTTGCCAAATTCATGCAGGAAAACCAGCTGATTAAAAAATCACGGCCTGTGTCACGTTATGCGGTGATGGTTTAA
- a CDS encoding ABC transporter permease translates to MRPLLRMLLITAGLLLLWQGIVQIWQLPDYLLPPPWQVFATLYQQRDLIAVQAIPTLYETIAGFLLGIFFGAMAAIVVAFVRPLTRWFLPILIISQAIPTFVIAPLLVIWLGYGTASKIATTTLMIFFPITSAFYDGLRKTNPDWLALARVMHVKEWRIFLHIRIPAALPALASGIRIAAVVAPIGAVVGEWVGSSHGLGYLMLNANARLQIDMMFAALIVIILLALTLYFSVDRLLRRLVWWN, encoded by the coding sequence ATGAGGCCATTGTTACGCATGCTCCTGATCACTGCGGGTTTGCTGCTGTTATGGCAAGGTATTGTCCAAATTTGGCAATTACCCGATTATCTGTTGCCTCCTCCCTGGCAGGTTTTCGCTACGCTTTATCAACAGCGTGACCTGATCGCTGTTCAAGCCATACCCACCCTTTATGAAACCATAGCAGGCTTCCTCTTGGGCATTTTTTTTGGTGCCATGGCAGCGATCGTGGTCGCTTTTGTTCGTCCGCTTACTCGCTGGTTTCTGCCTATTCTTATTATCAGCCAGGCGATTCCCACCTTTGTTATCGCTCCCCTGCTAGTCATCTGGCTGGGATATGGAACAGCATCAAAAATAGCGACAACCACCCTAATGATTTTTTTCCCCATTACCAGTGCTTTTTATGATGGCCTGCGCAAAACGAACCCCGACTGGCTCGCGCTCGCCCGGGTCATGCATGTTAAAGAATGGCGCATATTTTTACACATCCGCATTCCTGCAGCCTTGCCCGCACTGGCCTCTGGTATCCGTATCGCTGCTGTCGTCGCACCTATAGGCGCTGTTGTCGGTGAATGGGTCGGATCCAGCCACGGGCTCGGGTACCTGATGTTAAACGCCAATGCCCGGCTGCAAATTGACATGATGTTTGCCGCATTAATTGTTATTATTTTATTGGCCTTGACCCTGTATTTCAGCGTAGACAGGCTTCTGCGCAGACTGGTGTGGTGGAACTGA
- a CDS encoding ABC transporter ATP-binding protein, protein MKIPHIHIKNAALAYGGHLVFSHLDIDLPAGEWIALLGPSGVGKSSFLRMIAGLASPEEISQGTFYADNHQPLSQQVAYMGQTDMLLPWLTVLENAMVSARLRTGKTRWTEAAQQAASLLNKVGLAEASHLYPHQLSGGMRQRVALVRTLMQDKPLVLMDEPFSAVDAITRYKLQTLAAQLLQDKTVLFITHDPLEALRLADTIYIMQGEPASLKRVARLTSLRPRELSEPEIIDLQAMLFRELAQAAGEAL, encoded by the coding sequence GTGAAAATTCCACATATTCACATTAAAAATGCGGCGCTTGCCTATGGCGGGCATCTTGTTTTTTCGCATCTTGATATCGACTTGCCTGCGGGTGAATGGATAGCCCTCCTGGGGCCAAGTGGTGTAGGTAAAAGCTCTTTTCTTCGCATGATAGCAGGCTTGGCCTCGCCCGAGGAAATATCACAGGGTACTTTTTACGCAGACAATCACCAACCGCTGAGCCAGCAAGTCGCCTACATGGGACAAACGGATATGTTGTTACCCTGGCTGACCGTATTGGAAAATGCGATGGTCAGTGCCCGCCTGCGCACAGGCAAAACCCGCTGGACCGAGGCCGCACAGCAAGCTGCTTCCCTGCTCAACAAAGTAGGGTTAGCCGAGGCGTCTCATTTATATCCGCATCAATTATCTGGCGGCATGCGGCAGCGGGTCGCACTGGTCAGGACCCTAATGCAGGATAAACCACTGGTCTTGATGGATGAGCCCTTTTCGGCAGTCGATGCGATCACTCGCTACAAGCTGCAAACGCTTGCTGCCCAATTACTCCAGGATAAAACCGTTCTATTCATTACACATGATCCGCTGGAAGCGCTGCGCCTCGCTGACACTATCTATATTATGCAAGGCGAGCCCGCGAGTTTAAAACGCGTTGCCCGCCTAACCTCATTGCGACCGCGTGAATTGTCCGAGCCCGAAATTATCGATCTGCAGGCAATGCTTTTCCGGGAGCTGGCACAGGCGGCGGGAGAAGCACTATGA